The following are encoded together in the Lathyrus oleraceus cultivar Zhongwan6 chromosome 3, CAAS_Psat_ZW6_1.0, whole genome shotgun sequence genome:
- the LOC127131663 gene encoding uncharacterized protein LOC127131663, producing the protein MKRNGIDLTEELRMQGWETYFQRLYGPVYTYLVKEFWRFADADDHYIVSYVLGVKMVITEKSIASLLNMEKTGGRRIYSINPREKYLSQDIGPTIFQQNAEEATIPPPEQQNPPPFEQPQTPPPEQPATPPFEQQPSPPPEQTTTSPSDIPTIPPSEYIIITTPQTPTDATQTPPSSTSPNQEPEPAFPTLEEAITLFAESLMEKIKSLYVNSGINDDPSIVRIH; encoded by the exons ATGAAGCGCAATGGCATAGACCTCACTGAGGAACTGagaatgcaagggtgggaaactTATTTCCAAAGACTCTATGGTCCTGTCTACACCTATCTGGTCAAGGAGTTCTGGCGCTTCGCAGACGCAGATGATCACTACATCGTCTCATATGTTTTGGGGGTCAAGATGGTAATCACTGAGAAATCCATCGCctcccttctgaacatggagaaaacAGGGGGAAGAAGAATCTACAGCATCAACCCTAGGGAAAAGTATTTGTCCCAGGATATTGGCCCAACCATCTTTCAACAGAACGCTGAAG AAGCCACCATTCCACCTCCTGAACAACAAAATCCACCTCCATTTGAACAACCTCAAACACCACCCCCTGAACAACCAGCAACTCCACCCTTTGAACAACAACCAAGTCCACCACCTGAACAAACAACAACATCACCCTCTGATATCCCCACCATACCACCCTCTGAGTACATCATCATCACTACTCCTCAAACTCCCACTGACGCCACCCAAACACCACCCTCATCTACATCCCCTAACCAAGAACCAGAACCTGCCTTCCCCACCTTAGAAGAAGCAATTACGTTATTTGCAGAGTCTTTAAtggagaagatcaagtctctgtATGTAAACTCTGGCATCAATGATGATCCCTCTATAGTGAGGATTCACTAG